AGCCCATTGGTTAAGGGTGCCCATTTGCAGGCAAGGCCGACCGTTTGCGGCAACCAAGGTGATCACTCCCTCTGACTATGAAGAAATGTATCTTAAAGATGGAAAAGTAAAACATCAGTATATGAGTAAAATAGCCGCGGGACTTCCTCGGCTATATACTTAAACAAATTGTTTCTATTCTTCGGATGCTTTTTTCAATAGTTCCAGCCCCTGTTTATTGACAGTTTCCATTTCCGTTTTCACAGCAAACAAGGTACTGTTGTTATACTAAATGGATCTATTTTTAATAATACCAGCAAAAATATCCTTGTAAGTTGTCCCGATAGGGATCTTGTCTTCCTGGATAAAGATGTGTAGTGCATCGATTTTGCTGATATGATTGATGTTGACAATAAAAGAATGATGCACTCTTACAAAGGACTCCGGCAGGCGTTCGGCAAGTTCCTTCATTCTTTTATAGCACATCTGCTTTCCCTGGATGGTGTGCAAGAATACATATTCTCTGGAACCTTCAATATACTTCAGATCACGAAAATTGATTTTCACTGTTTCATAGCCTATTTTTATAAAAAATGAATCCTGTTGATCTTCGGATTGAAGCGTGGGAACACTGGAATCCGGCTGTGCAAACTGATCCTTCACTTTTGTAATGGCTGAAAGAAACCTGTTGAATGAGATGGGTTTTAAGAGATAATCAACCGCATTTTTTTCATAGCTATCAACCGCATATTCAGAGTAAGCAGTGGTAAAAATAATTTTAGTATTCGGAGGGAGCATACTTGCCAGTTCCAGTCCATTGAGTCCCGGTAGATTAATGTCCAGAAAAATAAGATCAATATTGTTGTGACCGATATTTAGGAGCGCTTTTTCACTTTCAAAATAAACACCACAAAGTTCCAGAAATGGAATCCGGCTGACATAATCTTCCAAAAGCTTGGCTGCATTAGGCTCATCATCTACTATTACGCATTTTATTTTCATGTTTTCGGGATCATTAAGGTTGCGATAAACTCGCTCCCTTTCTGGGAGCTATATAATTTATAATTATCTGCATAAAACAGCGTCAATCTTTCTTCCAGATTTTTTAGCCCTGTTCCTGATTGATTAACTTTATAGGGATCAGGATGAAGTCTGTTTCTGATAAGAAAAGAAATGTGCTGTGCTGTTATCTGTATTTCAATAAATATATAGTTATCAGGGCTTGTTTTGTCTATGCCATGTTTGAGCGCATTTTCAACTAGAGGAACCATCAGCATGGGTGGTACAAATATTCCAGCCTCTTCATTACTATTTATTTCAATAGCGATCGGATTATAGCAACGTACCTGTTCCAGATCGATGATGTTCTTTATAAACAAAATCTCTGTTTCTATTGGGATTTTCTCCTTCATGTTGATTTCTAAAAAGAAACGCATAATCTGTGAAAGTTTCTCGATGAGCAACGCTGCTTTTGGACTTTCCCTGTAGGTTTCATAATAAATATTATTCAGTGAATTAAAGAGGAAGTGTGGCTGCAATTGGGCTTTCAACAATTTCATTTCAGTGATCAGCTGTTTTCTTTCCATCTCTTTCTGTTTTTTCATGATGATGAAGGACATAGAAACATGTTTGAGTAAGACCGCCAGCACCAGAGAAATGAAATTGGTCACCAGGACATAAGAAATATGAGCCGTACTGCTGTTAAAAAAAGAATTACCACTAAAAAGTCGAGCAACAAAGTGCGTTTCTACCAATATTCTGCTGAATGATACCAGCGCAAAAGTGAGCAGCAATGTGATGGAAAACGATACTTTATTTGCATTGTACAATTTAGGGTATAAAAATAAGGTGTAAGTGTACACAATGGTCGCAAAGCAAAGGAAAGCTACGGTAGCGATTGCCACAGCATAAACTGCATCACCTATGCGTAGATAGGTATATAGCATGAATAGTATATAAACAATGAACCATCCCGATAGTTGGTACCAAAAAAAAATATTTCTGTTGAACATATCTGATCTGTAGATATAAGTGTCTAAAAATAGTGATATCAGACCGATCTCAAAAGAGATCCGAGCTAATATTGGCGGTATTTCAATAAACAGTATTACTTATTCAGCAAAAAGGTAATTTGAGTCAACAGATCATCCTGTGGCATGAATTATACAGCCTGTTAAAAGTATTGCTCTATGTGTTGAATCACCGATACAACCACATGCTGTTCGATTTATATTTGTTGCTGTAATATAATGACAGTTTATGAAAACGCTCGCTTTATGTCTTTTTGTTTTTGTGTTCGGGAGATTATCCGAACAGTTTTCCCTATCCGCACAAATTGTTGTCGATCAGCAGGAAATCCCCGATACATTGGACGAACAGGACAACTGGGATTCCGTCATGCTTAGATTTGCTTTGGAGATACACGTAGATCGATGTTATACGAGCGAGGGACAATCTACGATAGGGGAATTAGAAGATCCTATCAAAGGAATAGGGCCTGACAATAAACAAAAGCGTATTTTAAGAATTGTTAGCATCAATACCACCAATATTGCAGCACAGGCTGCCAATGCGATTGAATACCCCAAACGATTATTGGCCGACTACATCAGTCTGCTTCCAATTGTTTCATGTAATATATTGCGCAGTATAGTATTTCAAAATACAGAACACACATGTAAAGCTGGACTTTCGAAACTGTGTGTAAATTAGTTTTGTAAAAAAAACCATAGAGACAATAATATAGCCTATCCTAAATAAATAAAAAAACGATGAAACTAACAATTAATTTTTTGGCCTTTTTTTTCGCGACACTATTTCTTAGTTCTAGTGTTTATGGTCAACGAATAGACGACTATTCTTCCAAAATTGACAGTTTAATTCAAACTGCAAACCCACGAACTTTTAATGGCGTTATTCTGATTACAGAAAATGGAAATACAAAATACGCGAAAGCATTTGGATATTCCAATATGGAGCGCAAGGTGCCAATAAGCTTAGAAGACAATTTCAGAATTCAGTCGAATAGCAAACAAATCACAGCAGTTTTAATTTTAAAAGAGGTTGAAAAGGGTAATATAAGTTTAGACAAACCAATCGGAACCTATCTGACTGACCTAAAACAACAGTGGGCCGATACAGTTACGGTACATCAGTTACTGAATATGTCAGCAGGTATTGTGAGTCTCGACAAGCCATTGGCGTTTAAACCGGGCACAGGTTTTTACTATAGCAATCCTGCTTATGGATTATTGGGCCGATTGATTGAAAGCACTACTGGAAGAAAATATGTAGACGTAGCAAATAGTTTATTTAAGGAGTTAAAAATGAAAAATACTTACTGCTATGAAATAGGCAAAAGCAACCAGGGGCTTATCAATGGATATGTGCGATCAAAAGACTCCATTAGTTTCGTAGATTTTAAAACCTTGAATTTTACCAATGAATCCTGGTCAAATTTCATACCGACCGGAGGCATTATCTCCAATGTGACTGATTTAAACCTTTGGGATACAAAACTTCATAATGGCAAAATACTGAAAACAAAATCTTATGTTGCTATGGTAAATTCGACAAACATTGATCCTGATTTTACCTTTAGTGAAAAAAAATCGAAATACGGATATGGAGTGAACATTAATGAGGAAGAACCAATAAAATATATTGGACACGGGGGAAGGGGATTAGGCTTTGTAAGTCTTAAGATTTATGTACCCGCTAAAAAACTGAATTTAATCATCTTGGAAAACACTTATGATAGAAATACGGATATCGTTTACTTTTTTGAAAAAAATATAAGACAGATTGTAATGAATAGCAGTCTCGTAAAATAGTAACTAACGTCTACTATTCCATGGGATACACCTGATCCCAAAGTTCCTGAAATGGATAAGAAGGTGATCGACTTTCAGCTCAAAGCAACACATGTAAATTGGGATGATGAAAAGGCCACAGTAAATTATATGTTGGAAAGTTCGCATCTGATGGCTGGCCAAAAACCAGTAAACTATGCGAAAGAAGAAAAAGAATTCGGGCGGATTTTAGCTGCACGCGTAGATCTACGCCTGGGGAAAAGGACTACAGGTCCCACAAGCACTGTACAAGGTCAGTGCCAACGATACGGTTGAGTAATAAACAAAATCTGTTGTTAATATATTCTTTACCTGGCCTTAATGCTGTATTTGTATTAAACCCTGATCTTTACGGCAGACGAAGAATTATTGGATCTAAAAAGTATGCTTGTGAAAACCATAGACGCCGTACTGTTACAACGTCTAAAAGATGCAGATTACAGTGCTTTTGATGAGATTTATGCGCATCATTGGAGCGCTCTTCTCCAAATTGCAGTGAGGAAGCTGGACGATGTGGACCTGGCCATGGATCTTGTTCAGGATCTCTTTGTGGACCTCTGGCAAAGACGGTACATGATCGATATCCATAGCACATTGCGAGCCTATCTTGTTTCAGCCCTATACCATAAGCTTTTCCAGTATTTCAGAAAGAAAGGTGTACAGGAGAAACATATTGAGCAATATAGCTTAATGATACAGGATGGTTTACAAGATGTTTTTCCGATTGATGGCTATGAAGAAAACTATACAGATGTATTGGTTGCGATCGAACAGTCTGTGGTGGAGATGCCCGACCGGATGCGGATCGTTTTTAACCTGAAATATCAACGTAGCCTCAGTAACCACGAGATTGCGGAACAATTGGGCATTTCGCTTCAGACCGTAAAAAACCAATTGAGTAAAGCCTTGAATCTTGTGCGCCAGCACATGCAACAGCGGCAGCTGAATCCAACGGTTTTTTTGTCATTATCTTTTCTACTCTTCTTTTAGCAAAAATAGTACATCTTTTTTGGAGAAAAAAGTTCGCGTAAAATGCACCTGTTTTTTTAAAATAAACTTTACATAAACTTAATACGTTTGGGATGGTACGATCGGCCTATTGTAGCAACTATAGGATGTATGCAAGAAAGAAAAAGAGAACTGGAAAAATTAATTCAGAAGTATTCATCAGGACAGCTAACCGATCTCGAGCGTGAGCATTTAACAAAATGGCTGCAGGAGCTTGATGTGACTAAAGGGGATAGCTTCGAGCTGGAAGGGGCAAGTCGTCAGATGAAAGAAAAGATTGATGCACGCCTATTGTCCACTGAGGCGACTGTGAAAATTCAGCATCCCTCTTGGCTGTTTCTGTGTAAAATTGCGGCGTTTGTTCTTTTTTGTTTTTCGTTTTCATGGTTTCTGCTGGAAGGGAACTCCACTGGAGAATCAGAGCAAAAGGGCTCCGTTAGTGTCGCGAAAAGTTTGCCTAAGTCCATAAAGAAGACATGTACGGTAGTGCAGGATAGTATGATTTTATTGGAAGATGGTAGTAAAGTGCGTCTTTTAGCAAATTCTACAATGAGCTGGCCGCAACCTTTCCCAAAGGAGCAGCGTGCGATTCAATTGCAGGGAAAGGCTTTTTTTGAAGTGGCGCATGATAAAACCCGCCCATTTACCGTTCTGGCAAGCAATATTCTGACGACGGCATTGGGAACCTCATTCTGGGTTACACAGGATACGAAAAATGCCAAACCCAGGGTGCGCCTGATCACAGGAAGAGTTTCCATTAAAGAACGTGGCAAAGATGGGAAAGAAAGGCTGCTCGCATATTTGACGCCAGGGCAAACCTGGAAGGAAAGGCCTGTAGACCTGAAAAAAGAACAGCTTTCGGCAGCTGAAAAACCAGTGGAAATGGCGGTTCCGATCGCATTGGTATTTCAACACAGACCCCTCACGGAAGTGTTGCCCGCCATTGCGTCGTTCTACCAGACAACCATTGTCTTTACTGCAGATGAAGTGTCTGGATTATCATTATATGGTACCTATACACACGAAAATGATGTTGCGCAAATTCTACAGACCATCTGCCTTGCAAATGATCTGGAACTCAAGTTTAATTCCGAAACAAATACCTATACGATCGTAAAGAACAGTCAATAAAAATCAATAAAAATCAATAAAAATCAATAAAAATCAATAAAAATTCAATGATAAGCACCCCGAAATAGGGGAGCCTGGGAAAACTATGTACCATTATTAATGAAAAATATGCAACTATCTTTAACAAAGACAAGCCCAGCCAAAGGGGCTTTATTATTGCTTTTGGCAATTGCTTTTGGTCACAAGGGCTTTGCGCAACAGCAGGGAGAGCTTGTTGTCATCGTGCAGGACGAAAAGTCGAAAGGCTTGGCCAATGCAACCGTCACGGTGAAGAACAAACTGAGTAACTTCAAACGTTCGGGTCAGGCTGATCAGCAGGGAAAGGCAATGTTCAACGATCTGCCTGTAGACAGCAATTACTGTATCGCAGTTAGCTATACGGGGCTGCAAGGCAAAGAAGAATGCCAGTTCATCGTCACTGCGGGAAAGCGCTCGAGTGTAGTCTTTCAGTTGAGCGACGCAAATCAGATAGACGAAGTTGTCGTCGTGGGCTATGGTACACAGAAAAAGACCAATCTATCGGGGGCTGTGGACCAAATCAGTGGCGAGGTACTTGCCAGTCGCCCAATTTCAAATGCGGCACAGGGGCTCCAGGGAATCTCGCCCAACTTGAACATCCAATTCAATTCGGGCGAACCGGGGGTAGCACCCAAAATCAATATCCGTGGTATAACCTCAATCAATGGGGGAGATCCCTTGATTCTGGTTGACAACGTACCTATTTCGGCAGCCGAATTAATCCGGATTGCACCACAGGATATTGAATCATTTACAGTCATCAAAGATGCTTCCGCTGCGGCAATCTATGGGGCCCGCGCGTCTTTCGGTGTCCTGATCATCACGACCAAAATAGGAAAAGGTGATGTAAAGGTGAGCTATTCCAATAACTTTACATGGAATACCCCCACCGTAATGCCCGATAAAATAACAGATCCCTATGTGTTTTCAAGGTTATTGGAAACTTCTACGGATAATACCCCTTGGGACAATGTCAATTATTCGGATCAATTTTATCAATATGCCAAAGAACGCTCGGATAACCCCTCGATCGCCGGTGTGCGCATCAACCCATCTGATCCAAAAGCCTGGGAATATATGGGCAACCGGGATTGGACGCGTTATTTCTTGTCGGACTGGAACGCGACCAATACGCATGACTTGTCTATCTCGGGCTCAAATGAAAAAGTACAGTACTATATCAGCGGGAGCTACAATCGGCAGAATTCGCCCGTTAAACTGACGGCGGACTATTTTGACCGTTACAACTTACGGTCGAAAGTGAACTATAGACTTTCTGATTTTATTTCATTCGGCAACAACACGGTCATCGGAAGTATACGTCGGCTGGCCCCTTCGCAGATGAGTCTAGCGGATATTTATAATATTTTTCCAACTTCTTTTGATAAGAATCCGGATGGCACCTGGGCCAACTCTTCGGCAGGTGTTATTGCAGCACGGATGGTTGACGGTGGAAAGAGTGATCGGAAACATCTGGATGTGCAATCGACCTTTAATACTGAACTTCGCTTTTTTGGAAATAAATTCAAAGTAAATGCCGATTATACCTTTCAGCGTAACTCGTTGAACCGAAATTGGTACACCAAGCAGTATCAGATCGGTTACGGACCGGATGACATCCGCAAAGAGGGAACGACGGGGGCTTATCGTGAAGCTGGGTTTTCCTATTATAACGTATACAATATATATGGTACCTATCTGCAGTCTTTTAACAAGCATCAGGTCAATGCGGTACTGGGATTCAACCAGGAAGATTATCGGTATGAAGTCATCACTGCCGAACGTGCAGGTTTGATTTCGGAATCCTTTCCGACGATTCAATTTGCGACCGGAA
The window above is part of the Sphingobacterium sp. ML3W genome. Proteins encoded here:
- a CDS encoding sigma-70 family RNA polymerase sigma factor, whose product is MKTIDAVLLQRLKDADYSAFDEIYAHHWSALLQIAVRKLDDVDLAMDLVQDLFVDLWQRRYMIDIHSTLRAYLVSALYHKLFQYFRKKGVQEKHIEQYSLMIQDGLQDVFPIDGYEENYTDVLVAIEQSVVEMPDRMRIVFNLKYQRSLSNHEIAEQLGISLQTVKNQLSKALNLVRQHMQQRQLNPTVFLSLSFLLFF
- a CDS encoding SusC/RagA family TonB-linked outer membrane protein; amino-acid sequence: MQLSLTKTSPAKGALLLLLAIAFGHKGFAQQQGELVVIVQDEKSKGLANATVTVKNKLSNFKRSGQADQQGKAMFNDLPVDSNYCIAVSYTGLQGKEECQFIVTAGKRSSVVFQLSDANQIDEVVVVGYGTQKKTNLSGAVDQISGEVLASRPISNAAQGLQGISPNLNIQFNSGEPGVAPKINIRGITSINGGDPLILVDNVPISAAELIRIAPQDIESFTVIKDASAAAIYGARASFGVLIITTKIGKGDVKVSYSNNFTWNTPTVMPDKITDPYVFSRLLETSTDNTPWDNVNYSDQFYQYAKERSDNPSIAGVRINPSDPKAWEYMGNRDWTRYFLSDWNATNTHDLSISGSNEKVQYYISGSYNRQNSPVKLTADYFDRYNLRSKVNYRLSDFISFGNNTVIGSIRRLAPSQMSLADIYNIFPTSFDKNPDGTWANSSAGVIAARMVDGGKSDRKHLDVQSTFNTELRFFGNKFKVNADYTFQRNSLNRNWYTKQYQIGYGPDDIRKEGTTGAYREAGFSYYNVYNIYGTYLQSFNKHQVNAVLGFNQEDYRYEVITAERAGLISESFPTIQFATGTMKMGEAIDTYALRGAFYRLNYTYDDKYIVEFNGRYDGSSRFPKNKRFGFFPSGSVAWRLDRENFMSSISGLDLLKLRASYGQLGNQSVANYGYLPSMEKKDSDYLFGSERGIFIDVPSLVSPNYTWEKVNTVNVGLDVAVLKNKLSASFDYYSRRTLGMLTLGRDLPNILGADEPKENAADLKTNGWELTVNFQDHFELANAPLHFNAKLLLSDSQSKITRFDNPNKSILQYYEGMQMGEIWGLQSNGLFKDVAEIAKLDQTSIIPWGALSIVPGWPTYIDQDGNGKIEKGYTLGDTKDLKIIGNSTPRYQFGIDLSADWKGFDLRAFFQGVGKRDYYPLDYLYWGTYQQPYGNFYGHLLDFYRPEGDSEAERARHSQAYLNLGLADQNLDAAYPILQSWLADRNLGTRIDQAQGLAIPQTNYLLNAAYLRLKNLTIGYTLPKSITSRAKISNLRVYLSGENILEWSAVKRYFDPETLNENTYTNPGEKPERVGNGLTYPFQRSFSAGVQVTF
- a CDS encoding FecR domain-containing protein translates to MQERKRELEKLIQKYSSGQLTDLEREHLTKWLQELDVTKGDSFELEGASRQMKEKIDARLLSTEATVKIQHPSWLFLCKIAAFVLFCFSFSWFLLEGNSTGESEQKGSVSVAKSLPKSIKKTCTVVQDSMILLEDGSKVRLLANSTMSWPQPFPKEQRAIQLQGKAFFEVAHDKTRPFTVLASNILTTALGTSFWVTQDTKNAKPRVRLITGRVSIKERGKDGKERLLAYLTPGQTWKERPVDLKKEQLSAAEKPVEMAVPIALVFQHRPLTEVLPAIASFYQTTIVFTADEVSGLSLYGTYTHENDVAQILQTICLANDLELKFNSETNTYTIVKNSQ
- a CDS encoding histidine kinase, coding for MLYTYLRIGDAVYAVAIATVAFLCFATIVYTYTLFLYPKLYNANKVSFSITLLLTFALVSFSRILVETHFVARLFSGNSFFNSSTAHISYVLVTNFISLVLAVLLKHVSMSFIIMKKQKEMERKQLITEMKLLKAQLQPHFLFNSLNNIYYETYRESPKAALLIEKLSQIMRFFLEINMKEKIPIETEILFIKNIIDLEQVRCYNPIAIEINSNEEAGIFVPPMLMVPLVENALKHGIDKTSPDNYIFIEIQITAQHISFLIRNRLHPDPYKVNQSGTGLKNLEERLTLFYADNYKLYSSQKGSEFIATLMIPKT
- a CDS encoding LytTR family DNA-binding domain-containing protein, producing MKIKCVIVDDEPNAAKLLEDYVSRIPFLELCGVYFESEKALLNIGHNNIDLIFLDINLPGLNGLELASMLPPNTKIIFTTAYSEYAVDSYEKNAVDYLLKPISFNRFLSAITKVKDQFAQPDSSVPTLQSEDQQDSFFIKIGYETVKINFRDLKYIEGSREYVFLHTIQGKQMCYKRMKELAERLPESFVRVHHSFIVNINHISKIDALHIFIQEDKIPIGTTYKDIFAGIIKNRSI
- a CDS encoding serine hydrolase domain-containing protein produces the protein MKLTINFLAFFFATLFLSSSVYGQRIDDYSSKIDSLIQTANPRTFNGVILITENGNTKYAKAFGYSNMERKVPISLEDNFRIQSNSKQITAVLILKEVEKGNISLDKPIGTYLTDLKQQWADTVTVHQLLNMSAGIVSLDKPLAFKPGTGFYYSNPAYGLLGRLIESTTGRKYVDVANSLFKELKMKNTYCYEIGKSNQGLINGYVRSKDSISFVDFKTLNFTNESWSNFIPTGGIISNVTDLNLWDTKLHNGKILKTKSYVAMVNSTNIDPDFTFSEKKSKYGYGVNINEEEPIKYIGHGGRGLGFVSLKIYVPAKKLNLIILENTYDRNTDIVYFFEKNIRQIVMNSSLVK